The Streptococcus oralis region CTCTTTAAAGAAGTCAATCAAAAATCGCTCATTTAGGAGGTTACTCCCATGAAAAAAGAAGATTTCACCACTCGCTTACTCAAACTATTCTTTCACATACAAGGGCCTTTTGATGAATGCCGTCAAGAGATGATTTACAAGGCTTGTGCCCGTTCCTTGATCCAAATCGTTTACTCCTCCCTCCTACTCTTCTTGTTCTATCTCCTATTTGGACGCTTCATAGAGTTGGTTCGAGATGCCATGCCCTACCTCTATTTTGGACTTATCTTCGTCCTCGCATCTAGGGCGAGACTAGCAGTTCGCAACTTACATTTAGACAAGGATGACCCGTCCGAAATCCATCACAAAAGCTACAGCAAAAGTCAAATCCAAGTTCGTAGTTGGGGTGTATTCATCAGTATTCAGCTTGGTCTCTTCCTCTTACTAATCTTTCATAAACTTTTTGTTCAGCATCTTCCACTCGACACCTTTTGGGACAATCTCTCCCAGTTCGATAAAACGCTCCCTTTACTAGTCTTGGGTTTGGGAATTGGTGCCATCTTTGGAACCATGACCTATGCCTTTTTATCGGAACACGTTAAAAAATAGAGCAAGATTCGCTAATTTCTCATTTTATAGTCAAAGAATC contains the following coding sequences:
- a CDS encoding DUF3278 domain-containing protein translates to MKKEDFTTRLLKLFFHIQGPFDECRQEMIYKACARSLIQIVYSSLLLFLFYLLFGRFIELVRDAMPYLYFGLIFVLASRARLAVRNLHLDKDDPSEIHHKSYSKSQIQVRSWGVFISIQLGLFLLLIFHKLFVQHLPLDTFWDNLSQFDKTLPLLVLGLGIGAIFGTMTYAFLSEHVKK